The Procambarus clarkii isolate CNS0578487 chromosome 42, FALCON_Pclarkii_2.0, whole genome shotgun sequence nucleotide sequence tttaccttgaaaagcttcatagaaaacaccgaccttacctaaccttcttagtatgttaagataagcatcttaggtaaggtcggtgttttctatgaagcttttcaaggtaaactaaaatattcacaataaattagtatgtcacatatgcacgtatttaataagtcaatattgactatacgaaagtgcgagaacaggttgtaTAAATATCATTAATTTCCATTTGGAGGGTTAAATTTCAATACCATTTTGATGGCATATTTCTGTATCTGTCAATGTCACGTTGTCCTATTGCTCATTCATCTATAGTCTCTGCCATTATTATCAGCAGTTGAGCATCGTCTGTCTTGCATGACTGTACTTCCtccgagggggtgggggtgggggtgggggggtgggggtcgtGTTTCATAAATCACAACTTTATTGGTCTGAGTTCTTGCTGGGTTGCTGAGTTCTTGTTCTTGAGCACTCAAGGTGTGCTTGCCTCGGTGTGTTCTCTTAGATGTGCTTGCTGAGTCGTGCTTTTGCCTTCAAACTCTGTCTTCTGGATTGTTTGTTGTTTAATGACAACAAGACTGTTGTCTTGTTTTGCATATTATACTTACATATAAACCTGTGTAGGAGATAGTTTCATCGCCTCCTTGCTTATAACTAATAGTAGTTGTTTATAACTTTTACTGCTATGGAGCTTTTCCTGAAGTCTCTCTTGACTTTTATTTAAAGTTAGTGAATGTCACTAACTCACTTTTCTCACTAACTCACTGTTGTTCCTCACTTTGAACAAAGTTAACTTCTTTGTTTACTCTGTCGGTTCCTCTTAAAATCTATTATCATGTTCCTCCAGTTTGATAAGGTCCAGTTTCCTCAAATCTTGAGCAACCGCTGTTACATATATAACCttttttctagttttttttttttttgtgcctttttcTGGTGGGAGTTTCATGCCGTAGAAAAATACTAAGGAGAGTGTCAAGTAGGTTGTAAATAGCTCTTGGAAGACTCTTTTGTCCAAGAAAACTTTATTGTTCAAGAAGACTCTTTTTGTCAAGAAAGACTATCCAGACGTTGTCCAATTTGGAGTATACAGCCGATGCTGTAATGCTAATAAGAGCCTCTAATTGTTCATTTAATGGCAATTTATACTTGATGGCTTTATTCCTTTTATAATGTAGATTTTTTGTTCATGCTGCTCTGTTGTACGAGTCTTCTCATTCCTATTCCTATTAACATAACTTTGCATGTGCCTGGGAACAGGTTCAATGTTGAGGCCATCTGTGAGGGCCTCATTTGTTCATGTGAGGGCGTCTAGTTCTATTTTGATGTACAATTTCAGTTATTAGGATATTAATGGGTAGCTGCTCTGCATTTTCAACAAATAGGGATATGCAGTAGAGTCAGTTTCTCTTGCCAGGTTGAAGCGGTATATTATAATCAAAATGGGACCTACTGTGTACCCTTGTGGTACTCTGCTcgttgtttttcttcacttggaTAGTAACCCCCTCTCTCACTGTGACCCTTTGTTTTCTTCCTGTCAAGTGCTCTATCAATCAACTTTTTAAATCACTCTTCCAAAACCACCAGTCTTAAGAACTAGTACTTAATGTATCAGTATCGAATCCTCTCTGATTCCCTATGCACAAACTATCCAATCAACCCGCTCTCGTGCTTGACTTCCACATTGATGGGAAATTGTAAGAAGTTCATAGCAGGATTATTTTTCTTCTCCGAATCCATTGCTAGTGTTTGAAGAAAGCTTTCAGGTTTTGAACATGTTTTGGGATTCTTCTTAAGATCAGTCTCTCGGATAATTTAAGACGATGCTTGTTATTGATGCTGATCTGAAGTTCAGTGGTTCTCATCTCTCCACTTTCTTGTATACTGGCAACACCTCAGCCCTAGCTTTTGTTCTACTTTTCTTGCAAAGTGTTGAATATTATATTTAcgttttgtactcacctatttgtgcttgcgggggttgagctttggctcttaggtcccgcctctcaactgtcaatcaactggtgtacagattccttgagcctattgggatctatcttatctacacttgaaactgtgtatggagtcagcctccaccacatcactgcctaatgcattacatctattaactactctgacactgaaaacgttctttctggtgtctctatggctcatttgggtactcagcttccacctgtgtccccttgttcgtgtaccacccgtgttaaataatccattcttatctaccctgtcaattcacctgagaattttgtatgtggtgatcatgtcaccccgagctcttctgccttccagcaacgtgaggtgcatttctagcagacttttctcgtaactcatgcctcttagttctgggactagcctagtgacatagctctaaactttttccagtttcgtcttgtgctggaCAAGGTaccggctccatgctggggccacatacgccaggattggccttatatacgtggcatacaaggttctgaaagattccttacacatgtttttgaaggctgttctgatattaaccagcctcgcatacgccgccgatgttattcttttgatgtgggcttcaggagacttcATCTCACATTCGGTATcccgtgtctggccttctgtttcctccgtctagtttcattaccttacatttacttgggatgaactttagtagccatttgttggaccattccttcagcttgtctagttcATCTtgcagcctcatactatctttctatgccttaatccttctcatattttttgcatcatcaggaaacattgagaggaacgggtctatttcctctgggagatcattttcatatatcagaaacagtataggtctaagaactgatccctgtgggacactGTGACGCCTGGTCACTccaagacctcacccctcacggtgactcgctgtcttctgttgcttaggtactcccttatccaatggagtaccttccctttcactcctgcctgcagctccagcttgtgcactagtctcttacatggtactgtgccaaaggctttttggcaatccaaaaatatgcagtctgctcagccCTATCTTGCCTGatatttgttgcctggtcatagaattcaattaatcctgtgagggatgatttgccatccctgaacccatgctgatgttgtgttacaaagttcttccgatcgcgatgttccactagcttttttctaaCAATCTCCTTCATCATCTTGCATGATATGTAAGTtcggaacactggcctgtagttcagtgcctgaactacagatgtgtgtgtgtgtgtgtgtgtgcgcgtgataACGTATTTCCATCAGATTAAGTGCTACTCCATCATAAGCTTCGCTCCATCGTGATAACAACCACTGTAACTTAATTATGGGGCAGTGCATCATGGTAAGCCTCATTTGGTGGTGCTCCGTCATAAAGGACACCCACTCTCTATAGGTGCCGCTTCCCCTTAAGTGACGCAACGGAGAAATCTTTAGTCAATGAACTATGTTCCCTCTGGATATCCAACCCCGTTCTGGACAGCACTCCGGGAGCAGCGAGTGGCGCAGGTGACAACAGCAGCACGacaggcaacagcagcagcagcgacaacAGAAGCAGCCAACGGAGGAGCAAGGATGAGACCGGAGTAACAACGGCATTAGCACAAGCACCGGTGGAAATGATAGCCCTGCGAGCCGGAGTGATGTTACTCACTCACGACCTGAACGCCCAGTCCAGCCCAATAGCTTCTGTCCTCCCTACAGCATCACGCGAGCGCCCCCACTCGCCTTCGTGTGTAACCCACACACAAGGACACGACAGCGGCCAGCCTGACGGCGATATCCTTCCCGGTTTGAGCGCGTGGACCGTGTTTGGTCAGGTCCACTACACCTCGTTTGGTCAGGTCAAGTGGTCCTTCTCCTCCCCCCACGCAAGTGAAGAGGGGGAGCCTCCGCCCCCTCTTCCTCACCTCGGCCCGGGTCTAGCTGCATCTGGCAGCCCCCCAGGAGCAGGGGGTTATAAATGGCAGCGGTGGACTCGTGGCGAGGAAGTCCCCTGCCATCCTTGCCAGCGCAACCACCGTGTCCTCATCCTTGTCTCTGTTGGTGACTCGCATACACACTCTCTAGTGACCAGGTAAGGCGCGATCGCAGTTTCTTAGACACGGCGCTCAATCTTCTGATTACTCAAGTGGGCAAGTTTGCAGTTgccttttttcttctctctctctctctctcttggcgtGTCTGTCACGGCAGGTGATGGATCTCCGTCTGGCCGCCTTCAGGAAAACGATTATTCTGAAGGAGGAGCAGAGATCAGGTGTCTGTGGGACTTACTCCTGCCGTCTATTAGATCAGGTGTCTGTGGGACTTACTCCTGCCGTCTATTTGCAAATAAGAAAATTTATTTGTATAAATCTACCTTCACATCATGCAACATTTATTTCTTCTTTTGTTTTACTTAtaatttttttgctatattttgtCTTCGTCATTTATTTCCTCTTCCTTCTATTCCCTCAAATATTTCTCTTGCTCTTAATCTTTCCTTCTGCATATTTGGCTTTCTAAACACTATCGGTATTCAAAGGGCAGATGTCACTGTCTTCAGTGATGATCCGGAGCCGTTTAGAGGTTTGTCCCAGTGATGTCTCCATGGTACACTTTGTCCCCAGTGATGTTTCTAAGGTGCACTTTATTCCCAGTGATGTCTCCAGGGTGCACTTTGTCCCCAGTGATGTTTCTAAGGTGCACTTTGTTCCCAGTGATGTCTCCAGGGTACACTTTGTCCCCAGTGATGTCTCCAGGGTACACTTTGTTCCCAGTGATGTTTCTAAGGTACACTTTGTTCCCAGTGATGTTTCTAAGGTACACTTTGTTCCCAGTGATGTCTCCATGGTACACTTTGTTCCCAGTGATGTTTCTAAGGTACACTTTGTTCCCAGTGTTGTCTCCATGGTACACTTTGTTCCCAGTGATGTTTCTAAGGTACACTTTGTCCCCAGTGATGACTCCAAGGAACACTTTGTCCCCAGTGATGACTCCAAGGAACACTTTGTCCCCAGTGATGAATCCAGGGTACACTTTGTCCCCAGTGATGACTCCAGGGTACACTTTGTCCCCAGTGATGACTCCAGGGTACACTTTGTCCCCAGTGATGACTCCAAGGAACACTTTGTCCCCAGTGATGACTCCAGGGTACACTTTGTCCCCAGTGATGACTCCAGGGTACACTTTGTCCCCAGTGATGACTCCAGGGTACACTTTGTCCCCAGTGATGACTCCAGGGTACACTTTGTCCCCAGTGATGACTCCAGGGTACACTTTGTCCCCAGTGATGACTCCAGGGTACACTTTGTCCCCAGTGATGTCTCCAAGGAACACTTTGTCCCCAGTGATGTCTCCAGGGAACACTTTGTCCCCAGTGATGACTCTAAGATACACTTTGTCCCCAGTGATGTCTCCAGGGTACACTTTGTCCCCAGTGATGACTCCAAGGAACACTTTGTCCCCAGTGATGTCTCCAGGGAACACTTTGTCCCCAGTGATAACTCCAAGGAACACTTTGTCCCCAGTGATGTCTCCAAGGAACACTTTGTCCCCAGTGATGTCTCCAGGGAACACTTTGTCCCCAGTGATGACTCTAAGATACACTTTGTCCCCAGTGATGACTCCAGGGTACACTTTGTCCCCAGTGATGACTCCAGGGTACACTTTGTCCCCAGTGATGACTCCAGGGTACACTTTGTCCCCAGTGATGACTCCAAGGAACACTTTGTCCCCAGTGATGTCTCCAGGGAACACTGTCCCCAGTCATGTCTCCAGGGAACACTGTCCCCAGTGATGACTCTAAGATACACTTTGTCCCCAGTGATGTCTCCAGGGTACACTTTGTCCCCAGTGATGACTGCAGGGTACACTTTGTCCCCAGTGATGACTCCAAGGAACACTTTGTCCCCAGTGATGTCTCCAGGGTACACTTTGTCCCCAGTGATGACTCCAAGGAACACTGTGTCCCCAGTGATGTCTCCAGGGTACACTTTGTCCCCAGTGATGTCTCCAGGGTACACTTTGTCCCCAGTGATGACTCCAAGGAACACTTTGTCCCCAGTGATGTCTCCAGGGAACACTTTGTCCCCAGTGATGTCTCCAGGGTACACTTTGTCCCCAGTGATGTCTCCAGGGTACACTCTGTGCCAGTGTTAGCAACAGGAGAGAGACAAACAGAACACGAGGAAACAAACAGAGGGTCAAGGAAATAACGGGGCGGAGATATAATCAGTTGCCGCGCTCGAGGGCTGAAACTAGTTGCAATCCATCTTGTCTCCAATTCAGCCCAGCTACTTGCCAGTTGAATTATGCATAgagaggctgtgggtggtggtggtggtgacgattgtGGTTGagactgtagtggtggtggtggtgaggattgtGGTtgagacagtagtggtggtggtggtggtgacgattgtGGTTGAGACagtagtggtggtcgtggtgaggaTTGTGGTTGagacagtagtagtggtggtggtggtgaggattgtGGTtgagacagtagtggtggtggtggtggtgacgattgtggttgagacagtggtggtggtgactaggaTGGTTGCGTTGGTGTTTgtgtttgtagtggtggtgatggtgatagtaatGGTGATGATGAAAGCGCTgatagtgatggtgaaggtgttTCCGTACGTGAAATGCTTTTTTTGCTATGctagcgcgcgcacacacacacacacacacacacacacacacacacacacacacacacacacacacacacacacatacacacacacaccacaaacaaaaCCACCCCGACAACTGACCAGACCCCCCAGCAAGAggcgctcacccccccccccccccgagacaaACACACATGCCTGAGCAGATTTCCTACACCCTCTCAATCGACGCCAAATGAAGCATTAACAAATACAAGATACAACTCAGAAGAGCATCAGCAGGATAACGGAAACCCCTTAACTCAATACTCTTAcaatacagatcaaacacacctcaccacaaatGAAAGTCAATCCAGTTGACTTCACAAGTGGTTGGAAGACAGAGAGGACTTGAATGTGAGACAGAGACGTCACAATGACTGAGTAACTGTCAGGAGGAGTGTGTTGGACCTGATGGCTGACAAAAGGCAAACTCGTCACTTACTGACAGCTCTGATAGTAGGATGAGGTGTCGCCAATTAGTGACTGGGAATAATATAGACTGGTCTGACTGGTCATTGTCAGGTGgtcgtggagagagagagagagagagagagagagagagagagagagagagagagagagagcacctttCCTAAGACAAGGAGCTTATCTTCACCCCCTGGTGGTTGTGAAGTCATGGATGAAGAATGCGAGATGCATCCAGACACTGGTGTTCTGACCTTAactactactcccccccccccatcgctaACTATCCCCTGCCTTAACTATCTTCCCTAATTCATCACCGACCCTACCCACTAGCTGTTTCCCTTCGTCTACCAACTGCTTTCCCTCCCGAACCATCTGTCTGGACACCGTTACCTGTTGTGCCCACCAGCTGGCCCACCAGCTGGCCCACCAGCTGCCCCACCACACCGTCTTGGTATTCTCTGCCCGACCTCCAGTATCGTTGTTAAATATGTTGATGATTTTTTACTTCGCAAGCATTAGAGTttattcgtctgtgtgtgtgtgtgtgtgtgtgtgtgtgtgtgtgtgtactcacctaattgtgcttgcgggggttgagctctggctctttggtcccgcctctcaaccgtgtgtgtgtgtgtgtgtgtgtgtgtgtgtgtgtgtgtgtgtgtgtgtgtctgtgtggtgtgtgtgtgtgtgtgtgtgtgtgtgtgtgtgtgtgtgtgtgtgtgtgtgtgtgtgtgtgtgagagtgtgtgtgtgtggtgtgtgtgtgtgtgtgtgtgtgtggtgtgtgtgtgtgtgtgtgtggtgtgtgtgtgtgtgtgtgtgtgtgtgtgtgtgtgtgtgtgtgtgtgtgtgtgtgtgtgtgtgtgtgtgtgtgtgtgtctgtctgtctgtcttttcgATTtacgtctgcagaatcgagcaattagctcttggaccccgcctttctaaccaatctatttttcctcacttatgtctactacatatatttctctctaacacacacacacacacacacacacacacacacacacacacacacacttccacaggaagcagcccatagcaccagtctaactcacaggtacccatttactgctaggtgaacagaaccatcaggatgaaagaaactgtgcccatttgtttccgactCCGCTGGGAATTGATGCCGATCCaataggactgtgtgtgtgtgagtgtgtacatcTGCGTCCATAGGAACATTTAATGGGAGCCATTTTTTAaacatataataatttacttaattCATTCAACTATGAATATATCCACCCACAATTGTATTCTCTACCAGCTCTTAAAATATGTTAAATCCTTATAGAATTTGAAACAAATTACAGGGGTAGCATAATAGATGTGGGATCGttgtattgtttcaagcgcaggttagacatatatatgaatgtgttTCAGtgcatataaataggagctgcctcatatgagcCAATAGCCCTTCTGTAATTTCCTATATTCCTGTATTGTTGTTGTTAGGTGGCATCCTGGATAATGGTCAAATGCTGCATATATCCCAGATATACTCGAATTTCACACAAACGCCGCGAGGCACAGCACGAGGAAAATAGCCGGAAGGCTGCACATGAAATATGCCGCAAGGCAAAGAACTAGAACCGCAAGGCCCCAGCAACGAGTGAACCGCAAGGCCCCAGCAACGAGTGAACCGCAAGGCCCCAGCAACGAGTGGACCGGAAGGCCCCAGCAACGAGTGGACCGGAAGGCCCCAGCAACGAGTGAACCGCAAGGCCCCAGCAACGAGTGGACCGCAAGGCCCCAGCAACGAGTGGACCGCAAGGCCCCAGCAACGAGTGGACCGCAAGGCCCCAGCAACGAGTGGACCGCAAGGCCCCAGCAACGAGTGGACCGGAAGGCCCCAGCAACGAGTGGACCGCAAGGCCCCAGCAACGAGTGGACCGCAAGGCCCCAGCAACGAGTGAACCGCAAGGCCCCAGCAACGAGTGGACCGGAAGGTCCCAGTCCCAAAAAAAGGGTTCATACCTGAAGTCAAAGAGTGGGATCATCCCAGACAAAGTAGCTACAGAGAGGTGTATTGCACCTCCCTGTGAATACCACCTATACCGTGAAGGTCTACCGCCACCAACTATACAGTGGAAGTTTACTTTGATGccggactatgttcaggactaaagtatacttactgGTTGATCAGTAAGTTCCTGTGGTGGGTTTAATAACCCTTTAGAAGTTGATGATCCAAAGCCCAATACCAAGTCCATCGAAACATGCTTCCAGTACAAACCACTCCCAGTCCCCCCCTGCCCTTGCTCGTCATCATATACGCGCCACCACCGTGAGTGGAGGGGTTTAAGCTACTAGTAGAAATaagggacatgataacgacatgtaAGATTCAAAGGAGTATTGATAAAGTAAATAATGAAGCAGTGTTCAAAGCAAGGCACAAATGAGTCAGAGAGATGTCAGGAAGAACTTTTTAAGTTAtaaagttgtaaataaggggaaattggtTTGTTGAAGAAGTGCCTGTAGCTAATTATTGCTTATGAAATTGCTTATGTAATTATGATTAGAAAAAGTAGAGCTTGAGTCATAGCATTAAACTATAAAATGTTTGAAAGGCGGGACTAGGAACTggtgctcgaccctgcaagcgagAACGTCTAGGTGAACTTACCACTTGCTTctccccaccacctacacaccaccacctacacaccaccacctacacaccacaactgcctacacaccaccacctacacaccaccacctataCACCACAACTGCCTACACACCATCACCTACACACCACAActgcctacacaccaccacctacacaccacaactgcctacacaccaccacctacacaccacaactgcctacacaccaccacctacacaccacaactgcctacacaccaccacctacacaccaccaccacctacacaccaccacctacacaccaccacctacacaccaccaccacctacacaccaacTCCCACAAGCAGTCGCTACCAACCAAAACCTGCAAACCAACACCTGCTCATTACCACCTACACCTACCCCCACACAACCACCTACACATCACTGTCTAACCCTACCCACCTACCCCCACCCACATCAGCAGTGACCCAACATGGGAGGAGGGCGGACCACGCCATCATCTCCCACTCTGcaaaccaagagagagagagagagtcccagaAAAAGGGGTTCCACCCAGTTATTACCCTGGGAGGGTAGACCTGTTGCTCTCCCCTAAGGGGAAGGATAATAAAAGTGGGCGACTTTCTTTTTAACATATGATCGTCTCGTAAAGCATTCTGTTATGCCCCGCTTTATTCAGCAGGAGAATATGCCGCGAGGCCCCTTTTCCGTCCTTCTAACCTCTTCCTTTTCTCTCTTCTCGATTCCTTTCCTCTTACCGTTTCTCTGTTGTTAAGACGAGCCTAGCCCCGTTAACGGAACAagagacacacacaaacgcaGCATTGCAACTATGCACGAGACTCCAGAATACAAAAAGATGCAATTAATTCAATTAGCAACAATTTGGTCAAGAGGAACAGATTTGTGTTCGGGTGTATGTTATTAGCGTGAAGCGGGGTACCTACGTCACGGAGGTCTTTGTAGTCACGAATGGAGTCGCCGTTAGTAACCTTCAAAAAAGCCGTTAGTGATTGTTAAAACCGTTAGTGATCGTTGAAACCGTTAGTGATCGTTGAAACCGTTAGTGATCGTTGAAACCGTTAGTGATCGTTGAAACCGTTAGTGATCGTTGAAACCGTTAGTGATCGTTGAAACCGTTAGTGATCGTTGAAACCGTTAGTGATCGTTGAAACCGTTAGTGATCGTTGAAACCGTTAGTGATCGTTGAAACCGTTAGTGATCGTTGAAACCGTTAGTGATCGTTGAAACCGTTAGTGATCGTTGAAACCGTTAGTGATCGTTGAAACCGTTAGTGATCGTTGAAACCGTTAGTGATCGTTAAACTCGTTAGTCCTGAATGCATGCAGAAAATGAAAGTATTCAAAACGTAAATACTATACATTGTAGGAGAAATCCCATTACTCTGCAGAAGTCGGCCCTCCTGTGTAGCTTCCAACTTGAGAGGGAGGAAGGTAGATGTTCCTTTACATTTCGGTGTGACTGTGAGTAGATTAGGAAGCCAAGAGCCTGGGTAGGACAAGAAGCGGTATTCTGTCGGGTATTTAGCAaggtgttcctcctcctccttagttCATGGTTGGAACAAAGAGCGAGGATATTAGCTCACCAGCACGGGTGTGGAGGAGGTAAGGGGagctggaggagggagggagccggAGGAAAGGATGGTCGGAGTTCGGGTTGGGGAGCGTGATGTGAGAACCAGATTAATGGTACGATAAATATGGTTTGACCATTTTGTGCACGTAAATTGTTTCGTTTTTCACGTGGGGATTTAACGCGTGTTCAGCTCAGAACGTAACCAGCTTAGCAATGTCGCAACGTCACGCTTCATTGCCATctgcctgatcaaccagactacgGTTGCATGTCGCCTGCGAACTGCAACCACTATGAACTGGCACCAAAATCAATTCGTAACATTTTCTTTGCAATATGAAAAAAATTATACCACAAGAGAAAGCATATTATAAAATAGCTTTACGACGAAATACTTCCTATACACCTGACGCTTTGTAAATATTACGTTCATTTAAGAATAATGACCTAGGAAGGATTTAGAATTGAGTGATTGCTGAGGGCTGAGACGTTAATAACAATTGCACTGagggtagaatagaaccagtgaagagcagaggtgccataggcacaatcagagaacactgtataaacatcagaggtccgcggttgttcaacgtcctcccagcaggcataagaaatattgccggaacaaccgtggacattttcaagaggaaactagatttattcctccaaggagtgccggaccaaccgggctgtggtgggtatgtgggcctgcgggccgctccaagcaacagcctagtggaccaaactcaaacaagtcaagcctggcctcgggccgggcttggggagtagaagaactcccagaaccccatcaaccagggtcGGAGAACCAGTAGCAGTTTTAAGCATTTGATACCAGAAGACGCGTGAGTTTAGCGTGAGGTGAGAGAGGAAGCTACAACTGGTAAATAACTGGTCTTGAGGAGTTGGATGAGGCCACCAGGGCCAGTcataaaaatatttgaaatgaCGGTCATCACTTGCAATTTGCTTTATAAACGTGGTGATAGGCGCTTATTAGTAACGTGCATTGAAAGCCAAAACTAATCTCCAGCCAGATGGAGAATTAACGTAATATTTGTCATTACAACCCGactaataca carries:
- the LOC123770432 gene encoding cyclic AMP-inducible protein BP74-like, yielding MTSQTSLYYSQSLIGDTSSYYQSLFPGDITGDKVFLGVITGDKVYPGVITGDKVYPGVITGDKVYPGVITGDKVYLRVITGDKVFPGDITGDKVFLGDITGDKVFLGVITGDKVFPGDITGDKVFLGVITGDKVYPGDITGDKVYLRVITGDKVFPGDITGDKVFLGDITGDKVYPGVITGDKVYPGVITGDKVYPGVITGDKVYPGVITGDKVYPGVITGDKVYPGVITGDKVFLGVITGDKVYPGVITGDKVYPGVITGDKVYPGFITGDKVFLGVITGDKVFLGVITGDKVYLRNITGNKVYHGDNTGNKVYLRNITGNKVYHGDITGNKVYLRNITGNKVYLRNITGNKVYPGDITGDKVYPGDITGNKVHLRNITGDKVHPGDITGNKVHLRNITGDKVYHGDITGTNL